Proteins from a single region of Streptomyces spectabilis:
- a CDS encoding GAF domain-containing protein: MTDPWVALEPGADPAERVRTMRRAHERFTTAGAVTRPVRSVVADSWRRSARARVSPADTGASVELTAGDLGAYRAEHPLSRVMPLFRELMGGFAKDGEHLLAVCDAHGRMLWVEGHATTRARAGRMNFVPGARWAESAMGTNAPGTAVAVDRPVQVFATEHFVREVQSWTCAAAPVHDPRTGRLLGAVDVTGGDGLAHPHSLAFVQAVARAAESQLALLAPEVDPADTLELTALGRDEALVLVGGRKRRLSRRHSEIMVLLARHPEGLSGDELLCALYEDEAVTPVTLRAELTRLRQVLGPEVLRSRPYRLAVPVTSDVDVVERRLGCGAVTAAFSVYSGPLLPGAQAPAVVRLRRRLTDQMRAALIARGDPDLLSDWAHAPWGEDDVEAWRALAAVRPTAPVVARLRALDQEFATDGYGRAPRP, translated from the coding sequence TTGACCGATCCATGGGTGGCTCTCGAGCCCGGCGCCGACCCCGCTGAGCGGGTGCGCACGATGCGCCGTGCCCATGAGCGGTTCACCACGGCGGGCGCCGTGACCCGCCCGGTGCGGTCCGTGGTGGCCGACTCGTGGCGGCGTTCGGCGCGGGCCCGGGTCAGCCCCGCGGACACCGGGGCCTCGGTCGAGCTGACGGCCGGGGACCTGGGCGCCTATCGGGCGGAGCATCCGCTGTCGCGGGTGATGCCGCTGTTCCGGGAGCTGATGGGCGGCTTCGCCAAGGACGGCGAGCATCTGCTGGCGGTGTGCGACGCGCACGGCAGGATGTTGTGGGTCGAGGGCCACGCCACGACGCGGGCGCGGGCGGGGCGGATGAACTTCGTGCCGGGCGCGCGCTGGGCGGAGTCGGCGATGGGAACCAATGCGCCGGGGACGGCCGTGGCCGTCGACCGCCCGGTGCAGGTGTTCGCCACGGAGCACTTCGTCCGCGAGGTCCAGTCGTGGACGTGTGCGGCCGCGCCGGTGCACGATCCACGCACCGGGAGGCTGCTCGGGGCTGTCGACGTGACCGGCGGGGACGGCCTGGCGCATCCGCACAGCCTGGCCTTCGTGCAGGCGGTGGCGAGGGCGGCGGAGTCGCAACTGGCCCTGCTGGCACCGGAGGTGGACCCCGCGGACACCCTGGAACTGACGGCGCTCGGCCGGGACGAGGCCTTGGTGCTCGTGGGTGGACGCAAGCGGCGCCTGAGTCGGCGGCACAGCGAGATCATGGTGTTGCTGGCCCGGCACCCGGAGGGCCTCAGCGGTGACGAATTGCTGTGCGCGCTGTATGAGGACGAGGCGGTGACGCCCGTGACGTTGCGGGCGGAGCTGACGCGGCTGCGGCAGGTCCTCGGGCCCGAGGTGCTGCGGTCGCGGCCGTACCGCCTCGCGGTGCCGGTCACGTCGGATGTGGACGTGGTGGAGCGGCGCCTCGGCTGCGGGGCGGTGACGGCGGCGTTCTCCGTCTACTCGGGACCGCTGCTGCCGGGGGCGCAGGCGCCCGCGGTGGTGCGCCTGCGGCGGCGGCTCACGGATCAGATGCGGGCGGCGCTGATCGCCCGCGGCGACCCGGACCTCCTGTCGGACTGGGCGCACGCGCCGTGGGGCGAGGACGACGTGGAGGCATGGCGGGCGCTGGCGGCGGTGCGGCCGACGGCACCGGTGGTGGCTCGACTCCGGGCCCTCGACCAGGAGTTCGCGACGGACGGCTACGGCCGCGCGCCCCGACCGTAA
- the xylB gene encoding xylulokinase, translating to MSSAPAAEGPLVVGVDSSTQSTKVLVVDAATGQVVASGQAPHTVTTGALRESDPEQWWAALGEALRQCGTHAREAAAVSVAGQQHGLVTLDRQGKPVRPALLWNDVRSTPQARRLVEQMGGAKAWADRCGSVPGPSFTVTKWAWLAEHEPASARATAAVRLPHDYLTQRLTGSGTTDRSDVSGTGWWASTTESYDEEVLGLVGLDPATLPRVAPPGEVVGTVRGGDELPFSKGTLVAPGTGDNAAAALGLGLRPGTPVLSLGTSGTVYAVSERRSTDPTGTVAGFADARGAWLPLACTLNCTLAVDRVAALLGLDRDAVRPGGSVTVLPYLDGERTPDLPHASGLLHGLRHDTAPGQILQAAYDGAVHALLGALDAVLGTDADRSQPLLLIGGGARGTAWQQTVRRLSGRPVQIPEAGELVALGAAAQAAGLLTGEDPAAVARRWGTARGRVLDAVERDEATLSRITDVLRDAAPLLDGRATALDGDANALTGDATA from the coding sequence ATGTCATCAGCGCCAGCAGCCGAGGGCCCCCTTGTCGTCGGAGTGGACAGCTCCACGCAGTCCACCAAGGTCCTGGTCGTCGACGCGGCCACGGGGCAGGTCGTCGCCAGTGGTCAGGCACCGCACACGGTCACCACCGGCGCGCTGCGCGAGAGCGATCCGGAGCAGTGGTGGGCAGCCCTGGGCGAGGCGCTGCGCCAATGCGGCACCCACGCGCGCGAGGCGGCCGCCGTGTCGGTCGCCGGACAGCAGCACGGCCTCGTCACACTGGACCGGCAGGGCAAGCCCGTCCGGCCCGCGTTGCTGTGGAACGACGTGCGCTCCACGCCCCAGGCCCGGCGGCTCGTCGAGCAGATGGGCGGCGCCAAGGCGTGGGCCGACCGCTGCGGCAGCGTGCCCGGGCCGTCCTTCACCGTCACCAAGTGGGCCTGGCTCGCCGAGCACGAGCCCGCGTCGGCCCGCGCGACCGCCGCCGTGCGTCTCCCCCACGACTACCTCACCCAGCGCCTCACCGGATCCGGCACCACGGACCGGAGCGACGTCTCCGGCACGGGCTGGTGGGCGTCGACGACCGAGTCGTACGACGAGGAGGTCCTCGGCCTGGTGGGCCTTGATCCCGCGACGCTGCCGCGCGTGGCACCCCCCGGGGAGGTCGTCGGCACCGTCCGCGGCGGCGACGAACTGCCCTTCTCCAAAGGCACTCTGGTGGCGCCCGGAACCGGCGACAACGCGGCGGCCGCCCTGGGACTCGGCCTGCGCCCCGGCACCCCCGTGCTCAGCCTCGGCACGTCCGGCACCGTGTACGCGGTCTCGGAGCGCCGCAGCACGGATCCGACGGGCACGGTCGCCGGGTTCGCCGACGCGCGCGGTGCCTGGCTGCCCCTGGCTTGCACGCTCAACTGCACCCTCGCCGTCGACCGCGTGGCCGCGCTCCTGGGCCTGGACCGCGACGCGGTGCGGCCCGGCGGGTCCGTCACCGTGCTCCCGTACCTCGACGGGGAGCGCACCCCGGACCTGCCGCACGCCTCGGGCCTGCTGCACGGGCTGCGCCACGACACCGCACCCGGCCAGATCCTGCAGGCGGCCTACGACGGGGCCGTCCACGCCCTCCTGGGCGCTCTCGACGCCGTCCTCGGCACGGACGCGGACCGCTCGCAGCCACTGCTGCTCATCGGCGGCGGAGCGCGCGGCACCGCCTGGCAGCAGACCGTACGCCGCCTTTCAGGACGCCCGGTCCAGATCCCCGAGGCCGGTGAACTCGTGGCGCTCGGCGCCGCCGCGCAGGCGGCAGGCCTGCTGACCGGTGAGGACCCGGCGGCGGTCGCCCGTCGCTGGGGCACCGCGCGCGGGCGGGTGCTCGACGCCGTGGAGCGGGACGAGGCCACGCTCTCCAGGATCACGGACGTACTCCGCGACGCGGCTCCCCTCTTGGACGGGCGTGCTACGGCATTGGACGGAGATGCCAATGCGCTGACCGGAGACGCCACGGCATGA
- a CDS encoding ROK family transcriptional regulator — MSAPPHATRAGASGARLPDTQQGMRRRNLARVMHTVAARGPLSRASVASRIGLTRAAVSTLVDELIRSGLLEELGPERPGRVGRPGSALTISGRGPVGIGAEVGVDHLAVCAVDLRGDVRARTSRRVGNRGRAPEPMLADLADLVHKVTRDVEREGLRPAGLAVAVPGLVARDSHTVVRAPNLGWHDTDIGELLAPELPLTVDNEANFGALAELWLGDGAPDDFLHVSAEIGIGAALVVEGALLRGSRGFAGELGHVPVRPDGPACACGGRGCLERYAGEEAVLRAAGLPPGPGRVDLLTERAAAGDARVLGALHDAGTALGIALTGAVNLLDPRAIVLGGALSRLAPWLLPCVEGELGQRTTGPGCTVAVSRIGSEGPLLGAAHSVVRAVLDDPAGAA; from the coding sequence ATGAGCGCTCCGCCGCACGCGACGCGCGCCGGAGCCTCGGGCGCACGGCTGCCCGACACCCAACAGGGCATGCGTCGCCGCAACCTCGCCCGCGTCATGCACACGGTCGCCGCGCGCGGGCCGTTGTCGCGCGCTTCCGTGGCCTCCAGGATCGGGCTGACGCGCGCAGCAGTGTCCACGCTGGTGGATGAACTGATCCGCTCGGGGCTCCTGGAGGAGTTGGGCCCCGAGCGTCCCGGCAGAGTGGGCCGCCCCGGTTCCGCGCTCACCATCAGCGGGCGCGGGCCCGTCGGCATCGGTGCGGAAGTGGGTGTCGACCATCTCGCCGTGTGTGCGGTCGACCTGCGCGGTGACGTACGCGCGCGTACGTCACGACGGGTCGGCAACCGGGGACGCGCACCGGAACCCATGCTCGCCGACCTCGCCGACCTGGTCCACAAGGTCACCCGGGACGTGGAGCGGGAAGGCCTGCGTCCGGCCGGTCTTGCCGTGGCGGTGCCCGGCCTGGTCGCCCGCGACAGCCACACCGTCGTACGCGCGCCCAACCTCGGCTGGCACGACACCGACATCGGCGAGCTACTGGCGCCGGAACTGCCGCTGACCGTCGACAACGAGGCCAACTTCGGCGCCCTGGCGGAGCTGTGGCTCGGCGACGGCGCACCGGACGACTTCCTGCACGTCTCGGCGGAGATCGGCATCGGCGCGGCACTCGTGGTCGAAGGGGCCCTTCTGCGCGGCAGCCGGGGCTTCGCGGGCGAGCTGGGGCATGTGCCGGTGCGTCCCGACGGACCGGCCTGCGCGTGCGGCGGCCGTGGGTGCCTGGAGCGGTACGCGGGCGAGGAAGCGGTGCTGCGAGCCGCGGGGCTGCCGCCGGGTCCTGGCCGGGTCGACCTGCTCACCGAACGCGCCGCGGCCGGGGACGCGCGGGTCCTCGGGGCGCTGCACGACGCCGGAACCGCGCTGGGGATCGCACTCACCGGCGCCGTCAATCTCCTCGACCCGCGGGCCATCGTGCTCGGTGGCGCCCTGTCCCGCCTCGCCCCGTGGCTGCTGCCGTGCGTGGAGGGAGAGTTGGGGCAGCGCACCACGGGCCCTGGCTGTACTGTCGCCGTCTCTCGCATCGGCTCGGAAGGACCTCTGCTGGGGGCGGCGCACTCGGTGGTGCGGGCGGTGCTCGACGATCCGGCGGGGGCGGCCTAG
- a CDS encoding STAS domain-containing protein, translating into MSLPQLNVYRHDRRTRALITLAGEIDLETVPLMRAALERCLRDGMRTIDVDLTPVTFCDCSGLNAFIEAFLRSTAAGGTLRLHYPPPMLARMIDLTGCGSVLMGLPAVPGPALLQDPLSPVLVPLPVACSETLRRIAPAVSGGAL; encoded by the coding sequence ATGTCCTTACCGCAGTTGAACGTCTACCGGCACGACAGAAGGACCCGGGCCCTGATCACCCTGGCCGGTGAAATCGATCTGGAGACGGTACCGCTGATGCGTGCGGCGCTTGAGCGATGCCTCCGGGACGGCATGCGCACCATCGACGTCGATCTGACCCCTGTCACCTTCTGCGACTGCAGCGGCCTCAACGCCTTCATCGAGGCGTTCCTACGCTCCACCGCGGCTGGGGGAACACTGCGGCTGCACTACCCGCCGCCCATGCTGGCGAGGATGATCGACCTGACCGGTTGCGGCTCCGTTCTTATGGGGCTGCCTGCCGTTCCAGGACCAGCCCTTCTCCAGGACCCCCTCTCTCCCGTCCTTGTTCCACTCCCCGTGGCGTGTTCCGAGACCTTGCGTCGGATCGCTCCTGCTGTCTCGGGCGGTGCGCTGTGA
- a CDS encoding N-acetylmuramoyl-L-alanine amidase — protein sequence MDQASERATRQTPDAAGDGSRPQAARTPRALLSRRRLLQGAALAAVPSALLTSPHAVAQTRAAAYPPVEWVPASSSNYTASNRPTSYPITYVVVHVTQETYADTLAIFKNPAKKVSAHYVVRSSDGHIAQCVSERNVAWHAGNWTYNTRSIGIEHEGWVDQPEYFTDEMYEQSALLTAAICDKYAIPKDRQHIIGHVEVPGADHTDPGRYWDWSRYIRMINSV from the coding sequence ATGGATCAAGCAAGTGAACGAGCGACGCGCCAGACGCCCGACGCGGCAGGAGACGGCTCCCGACCACAGGCGGCGCGCACGCCGAGAGCCCTGCTCAGCAGGCGCCGGCTCCTCCAGGGCGCGGCCCTCGCCGCCGTGCCTTCGGCTCTGCTGACGTCCCCCCACGCCGTGGCGCAGACGCGCGCGGCCGCCTATCCGCCCGTCGAATGGGTACCGGCCAGCTCCTCGAACTACACGGCCTCCAACCGCCCCACCAGCTACCCCATCACGTATGTCGTCGTCCACGTCACCCAGGAGACGTACGCCGACACGCTGGCCATCTTCAAGAACCCGGCGAAGAAGGTGTCCGCGCACTACGTGGTCCGCTCGTCGGACGGACACATCGCGCAGTGCGTCAGCGAGCGGAACGTCGCCTGGCACGCGGGCAACTGGACCTACAACACGCGCAGCATCGGCATCGAACACGAAGGATGGGTGGATCAACCGGAGTACTTCACCGACGAGATGTACGAGCAGTCCGCCCTTCTGACAGCGGCGATCTGCGACAAGTACGCCATCCCCAAGGACCGCCAGCACATCATCGGCCACGTCGAGGTTCCCGGCGCCGATCACACGGACCCCGGACGGTACTGGGACTGGTCGCGCTACATCCGCATGATCAACTCCGTCTGA
- a CDS encoding integrase — protein MDPAECARRAGQSIEVLFRHYAKFLDGVREQANRLIEQSMQEWDRVSQGSAPAG, from the coding sequence GTGGACCCGGCCGAATGCGCTCGCCGCGCGGGCCAGAGCATCGAAGTCCTCTTCCGGCACTATGCCAAGTTCCTGGATGGCGTCAGGGAGCAGGCCAACCGGCTGATTGAGCAGTCCATGCAGGAGTGGGACCGCGTCAGCCAGGGCTCGGCGCCTGCGGGGTGA
- the exaC gene encoding acetaldehyde dehydrogenase ExaC: MARYAAPGTEGAVVSYQARYDHFIGGEYVPPARGQYFENPSPVNGQPFTEIARGTAEDVERALDAAHAAAPAWGRTSAGERAAVLRQIADRMEANLEQLAVAESWENGKPVRETLAADIPLAIDHFRYFAGVIRAQEGTLSEVDDDTVAYHFHEPLGVVAQIIPWNFPILMATWKLAPALAAGNAVVLKPAEQTPASIHVWLSLVSDLLPPGVVNVVNGFGVEAGKPLASSPRVTKVAFTGETTTGRLIMQYASENIKPVTLELGGKSPNIFFDDVWAADDDFRDKALEGFTMFALNQGEVCTCPSRALVQRGNYSEFLEAAVARTELIKPGHPLDTDTMIGAQASNDQLEKILSYLDIGQQEGAKVLTGGQRIEYDGELAGGWYVQPTIFEGDNRMRIFQEEIFGPVVSVASFNDFDDAIKIANDTLYGLGAGVWTRDINTAYRAGRSIQAGRVWTNCYHAYPAHAAFGGYKQSGIGRETHKMMLEHYQQTKNLLVSYSPKKLGFF; encoded by the coding sequence ATGGCCCGTTACGCGGCGCCCGGTACCGAGGGCGCAGTCGTGTCCTACCAGGCCAGGTACGACCACTTCATCGGGGGCGAGTACGTGCCGCCGGCGCGTGGGCAGTACTTCGAGAACCCGAGCCCGGTCAACGGGCAGCCGTTCACGGAGATCGCCCGGGGTACGGCCGAGGACGTGGAGCGGGCGCTGGACGCGGCGCACGCGGCCGCGCCCGCGTGGGGGCGTACGTCCGCCGGTGAGCGCGCGGCCGTCCTCCGGCAGATCGCGGACCGCATGGAGGCCAACCTCGAACAGTTGGCGGTGGCGGAGAGCTGGGAGAACGGCAAGCCGGTGCGGGAGACGCTGGCGGCGGACATTCCGCTCGCCATCGATCACTTCCGGTACTTCGCGGGGGTGATCCGCGCGCAGGAGGGGACGCTCAGCGAGGTCGACGACGACACCGTGGCGTACCACTTCCACGAGCCGCTCGGTGTGGTGGCGCAGATCATTCCGTGGAACTTCCCGATCCTGATGGCGACGTGGAAGCTGGCGCCCGCGCTCGCCGCCGGGAACGCCGTGGTGCTCAAGCCCGCCGAGCAGACCCCGGCGTCGATCCACGTGTGGCTGAGCCTGGTGAGCGACCTGCTGCCGCCCGGAGTGGTGAACGTCGTCAACGGCTTCGGCGTGGAGGCGGGCAAGCCGCTGGCGTCCAGCCCGCGCGTGACGAAGGTCGCGTTCACCGGCGAGACCACGACGGGGCGGCTGATCATGCAGTACGCCTCGGAGAACATCAAGCCGGTCACGTTGGAGCTGGGCGGCAAGAGCCCGAACATCTTCTTCGACGACGTCTGGGCGGCCGACGACGACTTCCGCGACAAGGCCCTCGAGGGCTTCACGATGTTCGCGCTCAACCAGGGAGAGGTCTGCACCTGTCCCTCGCGTGCGCTAGTCCAGCGCGGGAACTACAGCGAGTTCCTGGAGGCGGCGGTCGCCCGCACCGAGCTGATCAAGCCGGGCCACCCGCTGGACACGGACACGATGATCGGCGCCCAGGCCTCCAACGACCAGTTGGAGAAGATCCTCTCCTACCTGGACATCGGCCAGCAGGAGGGCGCGAAGGTCCTCACCGGCGGCCAGCGCATCGAGTACGACGGCGAGTTGGCGGGCGGCTGGTACGTACAGCCGACGATCTTCGAGGGCGACAACCGGATGCGGATCTTCCAGGAGGAGATCTTCGGCCCGGTCGTCTCGGTCGCGTCGTTCAACGACTTCGACGACGCCATCAAGATCGCCAATGACACCCTGTACGGGCTCGGTGCGGGTGTGTGGACGCGCGACATCAACACCGCCTACCGCGCGGGCCGTTCCATCCAGGCGGGTCGCGTGTGGACGAACTGCTACCACGCCTACCCGGCGCACGCCGCCTTCGGCGGCTACAAGCAGTCCGGCATCGGCCGCGAGACGCACAAGATGATGCTGGAGCACTACCAGCAGACCAAGAACCTCCTCGTGTCGTACTCGCCGAAGAAGCTCGGCTTCTTCTAG
- the xylA gene encoding xylose isomerase has product MSYQPTPEDKFSFGLWTVGWQGRDPFGDATRAPLDPAEAVRRLAELGAYGVTFHDDDLIPFGSSDADRATHVKRFRTALDATGLVVPMATTNLFTHPVFKDGAFTANDREVRRYALRKTIRNIDLAVELGAHTYVAWGGREGAESGAAKDVRDALDRMKEAFDLLGAYVTEQGYDLRFAIEPKPNEPRGDILLPTVGHALAFIERLERPELYGVNPEVGHEQMAGLNFPHGIAQALWAGKLFHIDLNGQSGIKYDQDLRFGAGDLRSAFWLVDLLERGGYDGPRHFDFKPPRTEDFEGVWASAAGCMRNYLILRERAAAFRADPEVGQALRASRLHELARPTADDGLMGLLADRGAYEEFDVGAAAARGMAFEQLDQLAMDHLLGARG; this is encoded by the coding sequence ATGAGCTACCAGCCCACCCCGGAGGACAAGTTCAGCTTCGGCCTGTGGACCGTCGGCTGGCAGGGCCGGGATCCCTTCGGCGATGCCACCAGGGCGCCGCTGGACCCGGCCGAAGCGGTACGCCGCCTCGCGGAACTCGGCGCCTACGGAGTGACGTTCCACGACGACGACCTCATCCCGTTCGGCTCCTCGGACGCCGATCGCGCCACCCACGTCAAGCGCTTCCGTACGGCCTTGGACGCCACCGGACTTGTCGTTCCGATGGCGACCACCAACCTGTTCACCCACCCCGTCTTCAAGGACGGCGCGTTCACGGCCAACGACCGGGAGGTCCGCAGGTACGCGCTCCGCAAGACGATCCGGAACATCGACCTCGCCGTCGAACTCGGCGCGCACACCTACGTCGCCTGGGGCGGCAGGGAAGGCGCCGAGTCCGGCGCGGCCAAGGACGTACGCGACGCGCTCGACCGGATGAAGGAGGCCTTCGACCTCCTCGGCGCCTATGTGACCGAGCAGGGATACGACCTGCGCTTCGCGATCGAGCCCAAGCCGAACGAGCCGCGCGGCGACATCCTGCTGCCCACCGTCGGGCACGCCCTCGCGTTCATCGAGCGCCTGGAGAGGCCCGAGCTCTACGGAGTGAACCCCGAAGTGGGCCACGAGCAGATGGCGGGCCTCAACTTCCCGCACGGCATCGCCCAGGCCCTGTGGGCGGGCAAGCTCTTCCACATCGACCTCAACGGCCAGAGCGGCATCAAGTACGACCAGGACCTGAGGTTCGGCGCGGGAGACCTGCGCAGCGCCTTCTGGTTGGTCGACCTCCTGGAGAGGGGCGGTTACGACGGGCCGCGCCACTTCGACTTCAAGCCGCCGCGCACCGAGGACTTCGAGGGCGTGTGGGCGTCCGCCGCGGGCTGCATGCGCAACTATCTGATCCTGCGCGAGCGCGCGGCGGCCTTCCGCGCCGATCCGGAGGTGGGCCAGGCGCTGCGTGCATCGCGCCTGCACGAACTGGCGCGGCCCACGGCTGACGACGGCCTCATGGGGCTGCTCGCCGACCGCGGCGCCTACGAGGAGTTCGACGTGGGGGCGGCCGCCGCGCGCGGCATGGCCTTCGAACAGCTCGACCAGCTGGCCATGGACCACCTGCTGGGGGCGCGGGGCTGA
- a CDS encoding ANTAR domain-containing protein, which yields MMPDSRSARIRVLVAEQAARRGGRVGVVDVCTAAVAALPVDGAGLSAMSRTTASHPLCSTDDISEQLEELQLTLGEGPCVDAFAHGAAVLTPDLRIGELQECWPVFADAALEAGALAAFALPLQIGAINPGVLDLYAQVPVRLGEEELADALAFAEFATLVLLDARIDATGAPPDDSAAKEQSADLGGYRAEISQATGMLTVQLGVGIDEAFVRLRAYAFARGRRLTVVAADVVARRLRFSPGTEPTRSAEDP from the coding sequence ATGATGCCCGACAGCCGGTCGGCACGGATTCGCGTGCTGGTCGCCGAGCAGGCGGCCCGGCGTGGTGGCCGTGTCGGGGTCGTGGACGTGTGTACGGCGGCGGTGGCCGCGCTGCCGGTCGACGGGGCCGGGCTCTCGGCGATGTCCCGGACCACGGCGAGCCATCCACTGTGCAGTACCGATGACATCAGCGAGCAGCTGGAGGAGCTGCAACTCACATTGGGCGAGGGCCCGTGCGTGGACGCCTTCGCGCACGGCGCGGCCGTCCTGACTCCCGACTTACGCATCGGTGAACTGCAGGAGTGCTGGCCGGTGTTCGCCGATGCGGCGCTGGAGGCCGGAGCGCTCGCGGCTTTCGCGCTCCCTCTGCAGATCGGGGCGATCAACCCCGGGGTTCTGGACCTGTACGCCCAGGTCCCGGTCCGGTTGGGCGAGGAGGAGCTGGCCGACGCTCTGGCCTTCGCCGAGTTCGCGACGCTGGTCCTGCTGGATGCCCGGATCGACGCGACAGGCGCACCACCCGACGACAGCGCGGCGAAGGAACAGAGCGCGGACCTGGGCGGGTACCGGGCGGAGATATCCCAGGCCACCGGCATGCTCACCGTTCAGCTCGGCGTCGGTATCGACGAAGCCTTCGTCCGGCTGCGCGCCTATGCCTTTGCCCGCGGGCGTCGGCTCACCGTCGTGGCCGCCGACGTGGTGGCCCGCCGACTCCGCTTCTCCCCCGGTACGGAGCCGACCCGGAGCGCCGAGGACCCGTGA
- a CDS encoding esterase-like activity of phytase family protein — translation MSAPVAGQRRIRRSTAVGVPLAVLTALAVTGTAIGAPADTGRPGGAARVTAKATLGDISLGKFSNRLLPGTVRNDRGVDLGGIGSDIYPAGRKGEFWTVTDRGPNGQIKIDGKKRRTFPVPGFDPAIVKIRVSGRTVKVIDALPITTRSGKPVTGLPNQEGRDEAPYSYDASKPLSYDPNGLDTEGIVRAADGSFWLVDEYGPSLVHVSARGKVIKRYVPKGLKLRGADYPVVEALPGVLLHRKVNRGFEGLAQLPGGDLVMAVQSPLSLPDEGAGEGSRTVRLLRFSPGKQAVTAEYAYRFDPVGVVDPGEDDTSELKISSLVAVGRDRLLVEERTDKAARLQLVRLDRQANILGKKWDDAATRPSLEQLDDPRASGVPVLRKRLVVDLGTVKGVPGKIEGVARVDRRTLALINDNDFGMTDGPEAFDKNGRLVDSGVETSVTYVRLPRAL, via the coding sequence ATGTCCGCGCCCGTCGCCGGTCAGCGCCGTATCCGCAGATCCACCGCTGTCGGCGTCCCGCTCGCCGTCCTCACCGCCCTCGCGGTGACCGGCACCGCCATCGGCGCCCCCGCCGACACCGGGCGCCCGGGAGGTGCCGCACGCGTCACCGCCAAGGCCACGCTGGGCGACATCTCTCTGGGCAAGTTCAGCAACCGTCTGCTGCCCGGCACCGTGCGCAACGACCGCGGCGTCGACCTCGGCGGCATCGGCAGCGACATCTACCCGGCGGGCCGCAAGGGCGAGTTCTGGACGGTCACCGACCGCGGACCGAACGGGCAGATCAAGATCGACGGCAAGAAGCGCCGGACGTTCCCCGTCCCCGGCTTCGACCCGGCCATCGTGAAGATCCGCGTGTCCGGCCGGACCGTGAAGGTCATCGACGCCCTGCCGATCACCACCCGCTCCGGAAAGCCCGTCACCGGGCTGCCCAACCAGGAGGGTCGCGACGAGGCCCCGTACTCCTACGACGCCTCCAAGCCCCTCTCGTACGACCCGAACGGTCTGGACACCGAAGGGATCGTCCGGGCCGCGGACGGCAGCTTCTGGCTGGTCGACGAGTACGGCCCGTCGCTGGTGCACGTCTCCGCGCGCGGGAAGGTCATCAAGCGCTACGTCCCCAAGGGGCTGAAGCTGCGCGGCGCGGACTACCCGGTCGTCGAGGCGCTGCCGGGAGTACTCCTGCACCGGAAGGTCAACCGCGGCTTCGAAGGGCTCGCGCAACTGCCGGGCGGTGACCTGGTGATGGCGGTGCAGAGCCCGCTGTCGCTGCCGGACGAGGGCGCGGGAGAGGGTTCGCGCACGGTTCGGCTGCTGCGCTTCTCACCGGGCAAGCAGGCGGTGACGGCCGAGTACGCGTACCGCTTCGACCCGGTGGGTGTCGTCGACCCCGGGGAGGACGACACCTCCGAGCTGAAGATCTCCTCCCTGGTCGCCGTCGGCCGCGACCGCCTGCTCGTGGAGGAGCGCACCGACAAGGCGGCCCGGCTGCAGCTCGTCCGTCTGGACCGGCAGGCGAACATCCTCGGCAAGAAGTGGGACGACGCCGCGACCCGCCCCTCCCTGGAGCAGCTCGACGATCCGCGGGCCTCGGGGGTGCCGGTGCTGCGCAAGCGCCTGGTCGTGGACCTCGGCACCGTCAAGGGGGTGCCCGGCAAGATCGAAGGCGTGGCCCGGGTCGACCGCCGCACGCTGGCGCTCATCAATGACAACGACTTCGGGATGACGGACGGCCCTGAAGCGTTCGACAAGAACGGCCGCCTCGTCGACAGCGGTGTGGAGACTTCCGTGACGTACGTCAGGCTTCCCCGGGCGCTGTAG
- a CDS encoding spore-associated protein A, giving the protein MERRGYTRVAGAAVALAAGGVMVMATGAAAAPPAAAAAYNKVCGPGYKVVNQINIGKAGTSYLTYSSATGKNCAVTIRTTAGPAVHMYVWVQRDDTRDYADDDGYYRSYAGPVYLDARGYCVSWGGVIAGESAGRSGTNCGRIAR; this is encoded by the coding sequence ATGGAACGCAGGGGATACACCCGGGTGGCGGGAGCCGCCGTGGCACTGGCGGCAGGGGGCGTCATGGTCATGGCCACCGGGGCGGCAGCGGCCCCGCCCGCAGCCGCAGCCGCGTACAACAAGGTATGCGGTCCCGGCTACAAAGTCGTGAATCAGATCAACATAGGGAAGGCGGGGACGTCGTATCTGACCTATAGCTCCGCGACGGGCAAGAACTGTGCCGTGACTATCCGCACCACAGCGGGTCCCGCCGTCCACATGTACGTCTGGGTCCAACGGGACGACACCCGGGACTACGCCGATGACGACGGGTATTACCGATCGTATGCGGGTCCGGTCTACCTGGACGCCAGAGGCTATTGCGTCTCCTGGGGCGGTGTGATCGCTGGCGAGTCGGCCGGCAGGAGCGGCACCAACTGCGGCCGGATCGCTCGGTGA